The sequence below is a genomic window from Sorangiineae bacterium MSr12523.
CGATGAAGCGCTCGGCGGGGGCGCGGAGATCGCCGAAAAACAGGGGCAGCATGCGTGTGCGCTTGCGTAGATCCCAACCGAGGCGCGAGCGGCGCACGACATGGGTCCAGTTGGTGAGGAGCGCGCGGCCGGCGAGAACGTCGGCAACGAATGGGCCGGCCAAGGCTCCGTATTCGATGGCCTGGGCAATGCCTTCGCCGGTGACGGGATCGATGCCCGCGGCCTCGCCCACGAGCATCATATGGCGCGTGGCGAGCGGAAGGTCCGGATCGTAACCGCGCTCCGCAAAGCGCTTTTGGCGATAGCGCGACAAGTCGAGGCCCATCCCGGCGAGACGCGCCCCAAAACGCGCCCCCAGATCCACCGGTCTGTCGTCGAGTAAAATACGGTAAATGCCGCGGCACTGGAGTGGCTTGCCGTCGACCAAGGTGGGAAAGTCCCAATAGTATCCGGTGAACGAATGATCGGTGAGGTCGAAGTGAATCACCGAGCGCTCGAGATCGCTCGCGACGGACTCCGTATCGATTTCGAGAACTTGCGCGCGGTACCGCCCCGCCCCATGGCCCATGGCCTTGCGCACGGTGCTTCCGACGCCATCGGCGCCGATGACGACGCGCGCGCGGTAATCGCCACGAGAAGTCGCCACGCGCACACCGTGATTTTCGCCGGCGTGAATCGCATCGACGCGCGCATTCTCGACGATGGTGACCCCGCGCTCGGCCGCGATGTTGGCGAGGGCGTGGTCGAATTCGAAACGACGAACCACCCGACCAATGGGGCCGACGCATTCTTTGCGGCCGCCGCCCGCCCCCGTGAACGAGATGCCCTCCAGCGGCACCGATGGGACGTTCGGCATGGCGTCGAGTTCGCCAAGGAGCTTCTCCCCGCGCCCGCCGAGCGCCCCGGCACAGTATTTTTCACGCGGGTAAGAAGCCTTTTCCAACAGCGCGATCGAGCGGGAGGGATCCGCCTTGGCGAGGGCGATCGCCGTGGTGGTGCCGGCGGGCCCACCTCCCACGATGACCACATCGAATTCGGCGCGCATGCCGCTCTCTTACAACAAGTCCAGGCACAATCGCGCGCAGGTGGTGGTTAAACTCTGGATGCAATGGCTCGCGCGGGTAGATAAGCGTGGGTGGGGCGAGGGATGTGCCATGGCGCCGGTGCAACGGGTGGGGGATCGCGAAGCTCTCGGTTTGACCTCGCGCTACAGCGTGTTGGTCCTCGCGTCGTTCGCCATCGTGGTGGCCTGTTTTGGCGCCTCGACCTTGTATTCGGATCTGCGGCTGCAGAACGTGGCCCTTCAATCCGAGGATCTCTCGCACAATTCCCTGCCGAGCATCGTCCACCTGGCCGAAATTCGCACCACGCTTCACGACCTCGACGAGGTAACGGAAGACGCGCTTTCGCCGCCGTACCGCGGCTCGGTGCCCATCGAGCGCACCTTGGCGTCGCTGCGCAAATCGCGCGCGCTCTACGAGGCCATCCCGTCGTACAAGGGTGAGCGGCTCATGTGGCAGCCCATTCGCGCGGGGCTCGATGCCGTCGAGAAGCATGCCGATGCCCTCGCCACCAAGGTCCACGCCAGCGACACCGATGCGTCACTCTTGCGAACGGCGCGTTCCGATTTGCGGGAGGAAGTGGGCCGGGTCGATGCAGCACTGCGCCAACTCGTCGAGTTCAATGCGGTGCAGGGAAGCCTGGTCACCTCGCAACTCGACGAGGAACGGCGGCGCATTCGCCTGGTGGGCTTCACCTTGGACGGGGTCAGCCTGCTGGTCTCGATTGCGCTGGCCGTGCTCGCGGCGCGGGCGGTGCGGAAATATACCGGGCTGGTCGAGCGGCGCGCCGAAGAGTTGGAAAGCTTTGCCAATCGCGTCGCACACGATGTGCGCGGGCCGCTTACGCCGGCGTTGGGCGCGCTGGAAATCGCGCGCAAAAAGCTGACCGACGAGCACGAACTGGCCCCGGTGCTCGATCGCGGTGTGCGCAGCGTGCGGCTCGTGGAGAGCATCGTGGACGGCCTTCTTGCCTTCGCGCGAGCAGGTGCGCAGCCGGAGCCGGGTACCTACGCGGATTTCCGCGGCGCCGTGGAGGAGGTCATCAGCGAGTGCCAGGCGTACGCCGCCGCGCGCAAGGTCGATCTGCGCGCCGAGCCGGTGCCGGACGTCGCCGTGCGCTGCGCGCCAGGCCTGCTCGCCAGCGTGCTCTCGAACCTCGTGCGCAACGCCATCAAGTACATCGGCGACGGAAAAGACGGGAATCTGGACCCGGCGGAAGTCTTCGTCCAGGTCATCATGCAGGGTGACATCGTCCGCTGCGAGGTGGTCGACACCGGCCCGGGCATCCCGCCGGCCATGCAACGGGCGATTTTCCTTCCGCACGTGCGCCTCGATCGGCGTGCCAACGGACTTGGCCTCGGCCTTGCCACCGTCGATCGCGTGGTGCGCGCGCACGGCGGGCAGGTGGGGGTTTTGCCCAACCCCAAAGGGCAGGGCTCCGTCTTTTGGTTCGAGCTCCCCCAAGCCACCGATCTGGCGATGGCCCGTTGACGCGATGGTCCGATGACAAGTCGGGCAAGCTGTATTAGGAAGCGTCACCACGTATGGCTCGATCCACGACACGCAATAGCTCGGATCTACAAGGCGAGGCACGCATCGGCAGCAGCGCGAAGGTGCATGGCCGCATCGCGGGCGAGGGCGATCTCACCGTCGAAGGACGTGTCGAAGGCGACATCGTCCTGCGCGGGCAACTGACCATCGCAGAAGGCGGCACCGTCGCCGCCGAAACGGTGGAGGCGGAAGAGATCACGGTCTCCGGCGTTCTCGAGGGCGAGTTGCGCGTCCGCGGCCCCGTGCGGGCGCTCGCAGGCTCGCGCGTGCGCGGCAACGTGACGGGCGGCAGCCTGGCGTTGGAAGAAGGGGCCGAGTTCGCGGGAAGGGTCGAAATCGAATTCGAACTTCCGGCCGAGCTCGAATCGGCACCGGTCGCCCGAGGCGGCCGCCGCTAAGGCAAAGACTTTTTGGGGAACGAAGAGGACGACATGGCGAGCACGATCATCGGCGCAGGGATCACGATCGAGGGAGAGATCACCACGGACGACGACGTCGTCGTTCAGGGCACCGTTCGCGGCAAGCTTACGGCGAAAGACGCCGTCACCGTCGAATCGGGCGCGGTGGTCGAGGCCGACATCACGGGCGGCCCGCTGGCGGTGGCCGGCTCCGTCACGGGGAACATCCAGTCGAGCGATCGGGTCGATCTCCAACCGGGTGCACGGGTCGTCGGCAACGTGAAGGCCACCCGCATCACCATCGCCGACGGCGCCCAGTTCAAGGGCAACGTCGACATGGACGTGTGAGGACAGAATGGCTGAAACCACCGTAATTGGACGAAGCTCGTACATCCGCGGACGCATCACCGGCGCTGCGGATCTCGAGATTGCGGGCCACGTCGAGGGCACCATCGAGGTGTCGGGCGAGCTGGTCATCGTGGCCGAGGGCCGCGTCGCCGCCAATGCGAGCGCAGGCCGCATCGTGGTGCGTGGCGCGGTCAAAGGCGATCTCACGGCGACGGAAGCGATCGTGCTCGAAGACGGCGCCCGCGTCGTCGGCGACGTGCGTGCCCCGCGCATCGCCATCGCGCAGGGAGCCCTGCTCCGCGGCTACGTGCAGACGTCGGCAACCGCCGCTGCCCCGGCCCGCGCGAAGGCGCAACCGGCAGCCGCCGCGACGCCCGCCCCCCGTGCGACGAACCACGTGCGCGCCCAAGCGACGCCGGCCCCGCAGCAAGGCGCGGCCACGCCCCGCGTGCAGTCGGCACCGCGCGCGCAAGCGACACCTCCGGCACGTGCCGCAACCCCCACACCTGCACCGGTCCGCGCGACGGATGGTCGTGGCGCAGCCCCGGCGCCTGCACGTGCCCCGGCGAACCACGCGCCGGCTGGGCGCAATCATACGGCCCCCAAAGCGCCGCCCGCTCCCACCGTTCCCGTGCTGAAGAAGGGCGCGCGGGGCAGCTTGCAAAAGAAGCGCGCGTGATGTCGCCCTGGCAGCGCCTCCTCGAGTTGCTCAAGCAGCACTCCTACCGCAAGCAGCGCGTCGTGCTGGCCTCCGGCAAGGAGAGCGATTTCTTCATCGACTGCAAGCAAACGGTGCTCGGCGCCGAGGGGCACGCGCTCACGGGCGAGCTGCTCTTCGAGGCGGTGCGTCAGCTGCCAGGATGCGACGCCGTCGCCGGTGTCGAACTCGGGGGCTGCCCGCTCGCCAGCGCCGTCGCGCTCACGAGCTTTCAGCGCGGCCAGCCGCTCGATGCCATTTACGTGCGCAAGGAAGTGAAGGACCACGGCAGCCGCCGCACCTTGGAGGGTGACGTTCGCCTTGCCAAAGGCGCGCGCATCGCCCTGCTGGAGGACGTGATCACCACGGGCGGCTCCACGCTGAAGGCCGTGGCCAAGCTCACCGATGCAGGCCACACGGTGGCGGGCGTCATCGTCCTCGTCGACCGCCTCGAGGGCGGCCGCGAGGCCATCGAAGCCGCCGGCCTCTCGGTGCGCAGCATCTTCACGCGCACCGATTTCGAAGCGTAGCTTCTCGGCGAATTCGGCAAGTCACCCGGTCAGGTGAGAATTCCTTTGTGGGCGGCCACGGGCGGCGGCTGCTCCTCGCCAATCAGGCGGCGCAGATTGCGCTCGATGTTCGTCGAGATGGCATTCAGCGACAGATCGTTGATGTCCAGGCCGAAGGGCTGCTCGATCTCTTGGCCGATGGAATCGAGCCCGAAGAACGCGTACGAGATGCCCAGCACCACGAAGGGCGTGGCCCACCCGATGGTCTCGTCCAGACCGAAGGGCAGCATGGTGCAGTAGACCGCAACGATGCGGTGCATGAGCACCGTGTACGAGTACGGGATGGGCGTCGACTTGATGCGCTCGCACGCGCCCTGGATGTCCGTGAGCGAGACCAGCGACTGCTCGAAAATGGTCACGTGGTACGGGTGCACCCAGTTTCGACGGCGAGCGTCGGCCATCATTTCGCCCATGCGCTGCAGGAGGGCGAGCGGCACATTGTCCTCGTCGCTCACGCGCGCGAACTCGCCCTCGGGCAGGGTCTCTTGCAGCACCTCCGCCGAATCCGAATCGCGCAGGTGATGCCGGAGCGCGTGCACGTAGCCGATGAGCATGTGCACGAGACGCCGCGCGAACGCGCTCACCTCCTGCGCCTCTTCCGGCTGCCGCGGCTCGAGCAAGGTGAGCGCCTGCCGCGTGAGGCTGCGCGACGTGTTCACCAGCGCGCCCCAGAGCTTACGGCCTTCCCAGAAGCGGTCGTACGCCGCGCTGTTGCGAAAGCCGAGGAAGATGCTGAGCGCCAACCCTATCAACGTGAACGGGACGGGCGTGATCGGATAGTGGAAGACGTCGACCTCGCGGTGCAGAATCGTCACCGCCACGCTGATCAACGTCACGGTGAGGACACGCCGCCAAATACGAGGCAGCGCGAACCCACCGAAAAGAACGGTACCGACCCAGGAGCTCTTGCGTTCGACCCACATGCGCGGGGCCAGGCTAGCCAGCATGCCCGCGCGGGAGCAACACGGTAAACGTGGTTCCCGTGTCGCGATCGCTGGTGACCTCGAGGGATCCACCGTGGGCGCGCACGATTTCCTGGGCAATGTACAGGCCGAGGCCGAGCCCACGCGGCGCTCGCTCTGCCGCACGCCCCCGACCACCGCGGCGGTACGGACTGAAGATCATGCCGCGGTCGCTCTCCGGAATGGGTGGCCCGTAGTTCGTGATGGACACGTCGAGGTGCGCGCCCTCTTCGACCATCACCACGAAAATGGGCTCGTCACTTTTTCCGTACGTGACGGCGTTTCCGAGCAAATTCTGAAACACTTGTGTGATCCGATCGGGATCCCAGCAGCCGCGGCCATCTCCATCGACGGCCAGCTGGATTTTCCGCCGCGGATTGACCGTGGCAATCTCGTCGACGAGGTGCTGCATCAACTCGTGCAAATCGAGCGGCTTGCGCGCGATGGGGATGCCGCCGCCCTGCCGCCCGCGGGCGAAGTCCAGGAGATCGCGGATCATGCGGTCCATGCGATCCGCCGAGCGCCCGATGCGGCGCACCAGCTCGCCCGAGTCGCGCTGCAAGCCCTGCTTCGACAGCGTCTCCGAGGCGAAGCTCACCACCGAGAGCGGCTGGCGGAGGTCGTGGCCCAGCATCCCCACGAATCGCTCGCGGAAGTCGGCCTCCCGGCGCCGCTCGGTGACGTCGAGCACCGTGCCGATGAAACGCTCCGCGCGGCCGTGCGGGTCGAAGAACACCTTGCCCTGGCAGGCAACCCATTTTTCCTCGCCGCCATCCAGACCGATGGCGCGGTACTCGATGTGGTACGTGCCGCCGTTCCTCGGATCCAACGTGTGCTGGACGATGGCCTCGACCCGCGCGCGATCTTCGGGGTGGATGCCGCAGACGAAGGCCTCGTACGAAGCCTCGAGGTGTTGAGGAAGTCCCCAAAGCTCCTTGCAGCGGGCGTCCCAGGTGAGCTCGCCCGTCTGCGGACGGAACTCCCACGTTCCAACCTTCGCCGCCTCCAGCGCCAGGCGCATGCGGTCTTCGTCTTCTTCGCGGAGCGCCCGTTGCATGCTCGCGACGCGGTGGATCTCGGCGGTGATTTCCGCGATGGCTTGATCGATCTCGTGATGAACGAGTTCGACCATGTGCGAAGACAACTTGATCCCCGCGCGCGCGGCCACGCGCTGCACCGTGCTGCGGAGCAACGAGAGCTCGCGGACGGCCTCGGAGATGGTGCATCCCTCGATGAAGCGGGCGCTGGGGATGAGCACCTCGCCGGAGACTTCCTCGCCCGCGAAGATGATGCGGTCGACGAGGTTCGGGGCGAAGCGCGCGAGGGCGGGCTCGGTGCGAACGAAACCGAGCCCGTTGGCGGCGGACCGAACACGTCGCTTCCATTCCTCGAGGATTTCGCCTTTGACGTCCTGAAGGAGCCTGCCCTCTCCCCACCCGCTCCCAGGCGGAAACGGGAGCTGCCGGGGCCCTGGAAAAGTCATTCCCCGGGAACCTGGCTCCGGCAGACCCCAACCGGAAGCCTTAAAAATTCATTTTCAAGCGAGCAGGAGCTCGAGCAGCGCCTTCGAGGTATGAAGGCGATTTTCGGCCTCCTGGAAGATCGCCGACTGCGGGCTGTCGATGACCTCGCCGGTGATCTCCTCGCCGCGGTGCGCGGGCAAGCAATGGAGGACGATGGCCGACGGGGCCGCTTTGGCGAGCAGGGCCGCGTCCAATTGGTACCCGCCGAGCACGCGAAGGCGCTCCGCGCTCTCCGCCTCTTGGCCCATGCTGGTCCACACGTCGGTGGACACGACGTCGGCGCCCTGCACCGCCTCACGCGGATCGCTCACGACGTGAACGCGTGCACCCGCACCCACCGTCGAGAGGACCGACGCGGGCGGCGCGTACTCTTTGGGCGCGCCGATGCGCAGCTCGAAGCCGAAGATGCGCGCGGCTTCGATCCACGAGAACGCCATGTTCGAGGCGCCATCGCCGACCCAGGCGACCTTGCGGCCTTCGAGCGTGCCAAGGCGCTCGATGACCGTAAACAAGTCGGCCAAAAGCTGCACCGGGTGGCCGCCCGCCGAGAGGCCGTTGATCACCGGCACACTCGACGCGCGCGCCAAGGTCTGAAGGCGATCGTCGCCGAAGGTGCGGAACACGATGCCGTCGGCGTAGCTGGAGGTCACGCGTGCCGTATCGTCGATCGGCTCGCCGCGCGAGAGCTGGCTATCGGCCGTCGCCAAGGTGATCGCGTGCCCGCCCAGCTGATGGATCGCCGCCTCGAAGGAGAGGCGCGTGCGCGTGGAGTTCTTCTCGAGCACGATGGCCAAGGTACGCCCGGCCAAGGTCTGGTGCGTCTTGCGCGCGCGCCGATCGGCCTTGAGCACCGCGGAGCGCGCGAAGAGCTGATCGAGCTCCTGGCGGGTCAGATCGGCAAGCTGGAGGAAATCACGCTTCGTCGTCATAGGGAAGCCTCTCGCAATTGGGCAAATAGGGTCGCAACACGCGGGATCGACTCCACGCGTGCTTTCGTTCGCGTGACGACCTCACGCAAAGACTGCAATTGCTCGCGCACCGAATCGGGCCCCGTTCCGCCGGGGCTGGTCTTGCGCGCGACGGCGCCGCGGATGCGCGCGGCTGCGAGCACCTCGTCGTCGAGGCGCGGATCGACGGCCTGGGCCATCTCGGTGGTGACGTTGGCGAGCGGCACGCGCGCATCCTGGCACGCACGCACCAAGGTGCCGGCGAGCTGGTAGGCGGTGCGGAATGGGAGCCCCTTCTGCACGAGCGCCTCGGCGACGTCGGTCGCCTGGGTGGCGTCTTGCTCCACGGCCTGCAGGCAGCGCATCTTGTCGAAGGTGACGCGCCCGATGCCGAGCTCGAGGATCTCGAGCACGCTGCGAACGAGCGGCCCGGTGGCGAGGATCGGCCCGCGGTCTTCCTGCAAATCGCGGTTGTAG
It includes:
- a CDS encoding polymer-forming cytoskeletal protein; translation: MARSTTRNSSDLQGEARIGSSAKVHGRIAGEGDLTVEGRVEGDIVLRGQLTIAEGGTVAAETVEAEEITVSGVLEGELRVRGPVRALAGSRVRGNVTGGSLALEEGAEFAGRVEIEFELPAELESAPVARGGRR
- a CDS encoding ATP-binding protein, producing MTFPGPRQLPFPPGSGWGEGRLLQDVKGEILEEWKRRVRSAANGLGFVRTEPALARFAPNLVDRIIFAGEEVSGEVLIPSARFIEGCTISEAVRELSLLRSTVQRVAARAGIKLSSHMVELVHHEIDQAIAEITAEIHRVASMQRALREEDEDRMRLALEAAKVGTWEFRPQTGELTWDARCKELWGLPQHLEASYEAFVCGIHPEDRARVEAIVQHTLDPRNGGTYHIEYRAIGLDGGEEKWVACQGKVFFDPHGRAERFIGTVLDVTERRREADFRERFVGMLGHDLRQPLSVVSFASETLSKQGLQRDSGELVRRIGRSADRMDRMIRDLLDFARGRQGGGIPIARKPLDLHELMQHLVDEIATVNPRRKIQLAVDGDGRGCWDPDRITQVFQNLLGNAVTYGKSDEPIFVVMVEEGAHLDVSITNYGPPIPESDRGMIFSPYRRGGRGRAAERAPRGLGLGLYIAQEIVRAHGGSLEVTSDRDTGTTFTVLLPRGHAG
- the argF gene encoding ornithine carbamoyltransferase, coding for MTTKRDFLQLADLTRQELDQLFARSAVLKADRRARKTHQTLAGRTLAIVLEKNSTRTRLSFEAAIHQLGGHAITLATADSQLSRGEPIDDTARVTSSYADGIVFRTFGDDRLQTLARASSVPVINGLSAGGHPVQLLADLFTVIERLGTLEGRKVAWVGDGASNMAFSWIEAARIFGFELRIGAPKEYAPPASVLSTVGAGARVHVVSDPREAVQGADVVSTDVWTSMGQEAESAERLRVLGGYQLDAALLAKAAPSAIVLHCLPAHRGEEITGEVIDSPQSAIFQEAENRLHTSKALLELLLA
- the pyrE gene encoding orotate phosphoribosyltransferase → MSPWQRLLELLKQHSYRKQRVVLASGKESDFFIDCKQTVLGAEGHALTGELLFEAVRQLPGCDAVAGVELGGCPLASAVALTSFQRGQPLDAIYVRKEVKDHGSRRTLEGDVRLAKGARIALLEDVITTGGSTLKAVAKLTDAGHTVAGVIVLVDRLEGGREAIEAAGLSVRSIFTRTDFEA
- a CDS encoding polymer-forming cytoskeletal protein, which codes for MAETTVIGRSSYIRGRITGAADLEIAGHVEGTIEVSGELVIVAEGRVAANASAGRIVVRGAVKGDLTATEAIVLEDGARVVGDVRAPRIAIAQGALLRGYVQTSATAAAPARAKAQPAAAATPAPRATNHVRAQATPAPQQGAATPRVQSAPRAQATPPARAATPTPAPVRATDGRGAAPAPARAPANHAPAGRNHTAPKAPPAPTVPVLKKGARGSLQKKRA
- a CDS encoding bestrophin, translated to MLASLAPRMWVERKSSWVGTVLFGGFALPRIWRRVLTVTLISVAVTILHREVDVFHYPITPVPFTLIGLALSIFLGFRNSAAYDRFWEGRKLWGALVNTSRSLTRQALTLLEPRQPEEAQEVSAFARRLVHMLIGYVHALRHHLRDSDSAEVLQETLPEGEFARVSDEDNVPLALLQRMGEMMADARRRNWVHPYHVTIFEQSLVSLTDIQGACERIKSTPIPYSYTVLMHRIVAVYCTMLPFGLDETIGWATPFVVLGISYAFFGLDSIGQEIEQPFGLDINDLSLNAISTNIERNLRRLIGEEQPPPVAAHKGILT
- a CDS encoding polymer-forming cytoskeletal protein yields the protein MASTIIGAGITIEGEITTDDDVVVQGTVRGKLTAKDAVTVESGAVVEADITGGPLAVAGSVTGNIQSSDRVDLQPGARVVGNVKATRITIADGAQFKGNVDMDV
- a CDS encoding HAMP domain-containing histidine kinase, whose product is MAPVQRVGDREALGLTSRYSVLVLASFAIVVACFGASTLYSDLRLQNVALQSEDLSHNSLPSIVHLAEIRTTLHDLDEVTEDALSPPYRGSVPIERTLASLRKSRALYEAIPSYKGERLMWQPIRAGLDAVEKHADALATKVHASDTDASLLRTARSDLREEVGRVDAALRQLVEFNAVQGSLVTSQLDEERRRIRLVGFTLDGVSLLVSIALAVLAARAVRKYTGLVERRAEELESFANRVAHDVRGPLTPALGALEIARKKLTDEHELAPVLDRGVRSVRLVESIVDGLLAFARAGAQPEPGTYADFRGAVEEVISECQAYAAARKVDLRAEPVPDVAVRCAPGLLASVLSNLVRNAIKYIGDGKDGNLDPAEVFVQVIMQGDIVRCEVVDTGPGIPPAMQRAIFLPHVRLDRRANGLGLGLATVDRVVRAHGGQVGVLPNPKGQGSVFWFELPQATDLAMAR
- a CDS encoding NAD(P)/FAD-dependent oxidoreductase; translation: MRAEFDVVIVGGGPAGTTTAIALAKADPSRSIALLEKASYPREKYCAGALGGRGEKLLGELDAMPNVPSVPLEGISFTGAGGGRKECVGPIGRVVRRFEFDHALANIAAERGVTIVENARVDAIHAGENHGVRVATSRGDYRARVVIGADGVGSTVRKAMGHGAGRYRAQVLEIDTESVASDLERSVIHFDLTDHSFTGYYWDFPTLVDGKPLQCRGIYRILLDDRPVDLGARFGARLAGMGLDLSRYRQKRFAERGYDPDLPLATRHMMLVGEAAGIDPVTGEGIAQAIEYGALAGPFVADVLAGRALLTNWTHVVRRSRLGWDLRKRTRMLPLFFGDLRAPAERFIVGSQGSPLRTGIRHFAAHRHSPRDMALSFLGASAHWLGHSLRAS